Within the Heterodontus francisci isolate sHetFra1 chromosome 28, sHetFra1.hap1, whole genome shotgun sequence genome, the region cccatccacaaacattcactccctccaccaccgacgcacagtggaagcagtgtgtaccatctacaagatgcactgcagcaacgcaccaaggctccttagacagcaccttccaaacccgcgacctctaccaactagaaggacaagggcagcagacgcatgggaacaccaccacctgcaagttcccctccaagtcacacaccatcctgacttggaactatatcgccgttccttcactgtcgctgggttaaaactcccttcctaacagcactgtgggtgtacctaccccaaatggactgcagcggttcaagaaggcagctcaccaccaccttctcaagggcaattagggatgggcgataaatgctgtttTTATGCAGTGGAGGTCTGAAATACTCAGGGGGCGCTGGGAAGGAGCACAGATTGAAAAGGGGACATCACAGAATGAAAGCAGGTGCAGTTCCGATCAAGACCGGGTTATAGGAAatacaaatatttaaaaaataaacaTGGATTTTGCTAAGTCATGAAAAGGTCCTCAGCAACCGCCCTCTCCTGGGCCCTCCTGCACTCCACAAACAGAGGGCCTTTGAGCTGGTGCTAAGCATTTGGCATTACCATTCACATGCCACGCCCCTTCAGAGGGCAAAGGGAgaattctctctctcttcctctctctctctctcacacacacgcacacctctTCGCAGCTGGAAGAAATCGTTTGCCTGCAAAGAaccttctggaattctctccccctctctcggcCACTCTTGCCTCCACTTTTGGACAACAGTAAGTTTGAGCTGGTGGAATCTCACCCATTTCGTGTGTGCgtgcgagtgtgagtgagagaggggaagagtgtgtgcgtgagtgtgagtgagagggggaagagtgtgtgtgcgagtgtgagtgagaaggggaagagggaagagtgtgtgtgcgagtgtgagtgagaaggggaagagtgtgtgtgcgagtgtgagtgagagaggggaagagtgtgcgcgcgagtgtgagtgagagaggggaagagtgtgtgCGCGAGTGTGAGTGAGAAGGggaagagtgtgtgtgcgagtgtgagtgagagaggggaacaggtgaagagtgtgtgtgcgagtgtgagtgagagaggggaagagtgtgcGCACGAGTGTgattgagagaggggaagaggcgaagagtgtgtgcgtgagtgtgtgagagagaggggaagaggggaagagtgtgtgagtgagtgtgagtgagagaggggaagaggggaagagtGTGTGCGCGAGTGTGAGTGAGAAGGGGAagagtgtgtgtacgagtgtgagtgagagggggaagagtgtgtgcgcgagtgtgagtgagagggggaAGAGTGTGTGCACGAGTGTGATTGAGAAGGGAAGAGTGTGTGCacgagtgtgagtgagagggggaAGAGTGTGCGcgcgagtgtgagtgagagggggaAGAGTGTGTGCACGAGTGTGATTGAGAAGAGAAGAGTGTGTGcgcgagtgtgagtgagagggggaAGAGTGTGTGCACGAGTGTGATTGAGAAGGGAAGAGTGTGTGcgcgagtgtgagtgagagggggaagagtgtgtgcgcgagtgtgagtgagaggggaaGAGTGTGCGCGCGAGTGTGAGTGAGAAGGggaagagtgtgtgtgcgagtgtgagtgagagaggggaagagtgtgtgCGCGAGTGTGAGTGAGAAGGGgaagagtgtgtgagcgagtgtgagtgagagggggaagagtgtgtgtgcgagtgtgagtgagagggggaAGAGTGTGTGCACGAGTGTGAGTGAGAAGGggaagagtgtgtgtgcgagtgtgagtgagagaggggaagagtgtgtgagcgagtgtgagtgagagggggaagagtgtgtgtgtgagtgtgagtgagcaaCAGAATTGTTAAGAGTTTTTGTTCATGGAAAGAAAATGTCACCCTGCATTCTGCCTCCCCTCACCTCCctggctctccctctccctccttctccctttctctctctctttgtctctctctccctttccctcttttctccccctctctctatcgttttcccttcctccctctctctttccccttctctctctctcacacctgctttccctctccccctccccatcaaccTCCTCTCTCcacgtctctccgtctctcccttccttgaccctctctctcccctctgcctctccttttctcacccctctgtctcccccctccccttctctctccctctctctcacccgctctcttcctgcctctccacctctcctctctctctttcttcccctctctctctctccctcttcccccctctctctctccctcttccccctctcgccctctctccccctctctctccctcgtctcctccctctctctccctccctctctctctctccctcttccccctctctctctctctccctctccccacccctctctctctatctctctccctcttccctactctcagcaactacagaccagtcggtTTAACCTcgctggtgggaaagcttttagatacGATAATTCGGGATAAGATAACAATCGCTTGGAcagatgtggattaattaaggaaatccagcatggatgtgttaagggaaattgtgtttaactaacttgcttgagttctgtgatgaggtaacggagaaggttgatgagggtaactcGGTTGACGTGatgtacctggacttccaaaaggcgtttgataaagtgccacataatagacttgtcagcaaagttagagcccgtggaataaacgggacagtagcagtATGGAGACGGAACTgactgagtgacgggaaacagagagtagttgtgaacggttgtttttcagactggaggaaggtatatagtcgggttccccaggggtcagggtgggggacccctgcttttctcgatcgatatgaatgacctagacttgggtgtacagggcacaatttcaaaatgtgcggaCGACGGaaaacgtggaagtattgtgaaccgtgaggaggatagtgatagacttcaaacagACATAgaaaggttggtggaatgggcggatatgtGGCAGATAAtatttaacacagaaaagtgtgaagtgattcattgtggtaggaagaatgaggagaggcaatataaaataaattgtacagttctaaagggggtgcaggagcagagggacctgggggtatatgtgtataaatcattgaaggtggcaggacaggttgagagagtggttaataaagcagacaggatcctgggctttataaatagaggcagagagtacaaaaataaggaagttctggtgaatctttataaaacactggttcggcctcagctcagTCAttgcccattctctctctgtctccccccgccatcgccccccccgccccacccgacCACCTCACTCTGCTCAATCAGCCTTTACAgaaactggaagtgggtgtggctaTGACCCCCGCAGCCCGCCCTATCCCCTCAGCAGTCTCATTAATAGTTCCGGCAGCAATTGCATCTCACAAACCCGACAATCCACCGACCCGTCCAAATGGCACCAAAGCCCCCTCACCCATGTTCCTGGGGTATATATGGGGCGGGCACCAAGCTCTCACTAACTGTGGACAGGATGTTGGGTCAGCAGCACGGGTCGAACCGGAAGGATACGAGGCCCCTTTAAAGGATTAAATTACTGTGCTGTTCGGACAGAGTTGGCTCAAACTCCTCTCGGGTAGAAAGGTCAAAGGGTAAAAACAAGAGGGAACTGCATTGCTCCAGCAACTTCAACATCCAATGGAGCTCTTCAAAGCGAGCTCAATGATGCCACCGAGCATGTCAACATCCCATCATAAAGAcaggaatactgagggagtgctgcactgtcggagggtcagtactgagggagtgctgcactgtcggagggtcagtactgagggagtgctgcactgtcggagggtcagtactgagggagtgcagcactgtcggagggtcagtactgagggagtactgcactgtcggagggtcagtactgagggagtgcagcactgtcggagggtcagtactgagggagtgcagcactgtcggagggtcagtactgagggaatgcagcactgtcggagggtcagtactgagggagtgcagcactgtcggagggtcagtactgagcaagtgctgcactgtcggagggccagtactgagggagtgcagcactgtcggagggtcagtactgagggagtgcagcactgtcggagggtcagtactgagggaatgctgcactgtcggagggtcagtacagagggagtgctgcactgtcggagggtcagtactgagggagtgctgcactgtcggagggtcagtactgagggagtgcagcactgtcagagggccagtactgagggagtgcagcactgtcggagggtcagtactgagggagtgcagcactgtcggagggtcagtactgagggaatgctgcactgtcggagggtcagtactgagggagtgctgcactgtcggagggtcagtactgagggagtgctgcactgtcggagggtcagtactgagggagtgctgcactgtcggagggtcagtactgagggagtgcagcactgtcggagggtcagtactgagggagtgcagcactgtcggagggtcagtactgaggtggtgctgcactgtcggagggtcagtactgagggaatgctgcactgtcggagggtcagtactgagggagtgctgcactgtcggagggtcagtactgagggagtgctgcactgtcggagggtcagtactgagggtttgctgcactgtgggagggtcagtactgagggagtgctacactgtcggagggtcagtactgagggagtgctgcactgtcggagggtcagtactgagggagtgctgcactgtcggagggtcagtactgagggaatgctgcactgtcggagggtcagtactgagggagtgcagcactgtcggagggtcagtactgagggagtgctgcactgtcggagggtcagtacagagggagtgctgcactgtcggagggtcagtactgagggagtgctgcactgtcggagggtcaatactgagggagtgctgcactgtcggagggtcagtactgagggagtgctgcactgtcggagggtcagtactgagggagtgcagcactgtcggagggtcagtactgagggagtgctgcactgtcggagggtcagtactgagggagtgctgcactgtcggagtgtcagtactgagggaatgctgcactgtcggagggtcagtactgagggagtgctgcactgtcggagggtcagtactgagggagtgctgcactgtcggagggtcagtactgagggattgctgcactgtgggagggtcagtactgagggagtgctgcactgtcggagggtcagtactgagggagtgctgcactgtcggagtgtcagtactgagggagtgctgcactgtcggagggtcagtactgaaggaatgctgcactgtcggagggtcagtactgagggagtgcagcactgtcggagggtcagtactgagggagtgctgcactgtcggagggtcagtactgagggagtgctgcactgtcggagggtcagtactgagggagtgctgcactgtcggagggtcagtactgagggagtgctgcactgtcggagggtcagtactgagggagtgctgcactgtcggagggtcagtactgtgggagtgctgcactgtcggagggtcagtactgagggagtgcagcactgtcggagggtcagtactgagggagtgctgcactgtcggagggtcagtactgagggagtgctgcactgtcggagggtcagtactgagggagtgctgcactgtcggagggtcagtactgagggagtgctgcactgtcggagggtcaatactgagggagtgcagcactgtcggagggtcagtactgagggagtgctgcactgtcggagggtcagtactgagggagtgctgcactgtcggagggtcagtactgagggagtgctgcactgtcggagggtcagtactgagggagtgctgcactgtcggagggtcaatactgagggagtgctgccctgtctgaGGGTCCCATGGTCACTGTTGAatgagcagtgggggaggggaattcacCCCGGTGTCCAGTGGCCCAACATTTATCcagcaaccaacatcattaaaaaacagatgatctggtcatttatcacattacaGTTCATGAgatcttcctgtgcacaaattggcagctgtgtttcccactatgcaacagtgagtacacttcaacagAAACATAAATCTGCTTTAGGTgctggaggaggcccattcagccccttctccggcctgttacacgggaacaggaggaggcccattcagccccttctctagcctgttacacaggaacaggaggaggcccattcagccccttctctggcctgttacacaggaacaggaggaggcccattcagccccttctccagcctgttacacaggaacaggaggaggcccattcagccccttctccggcctgttacacaggaacaggaggaggcccattcagccccttctccagcctgttacacaggaacaggaggaggcccattcagccccttctctagcctgttacacaggaacaggaggaggcccattcagccccttctccagcctgttacacaggaacaggaggaggaccatccagccccttctccagcctgttacacgggaacaggaggaggcccattcagccccttctccagcctgttacacgggaacaggaggaggcccattcagccccttctccagcctgttacacgggaacaggaggaggcccattcagccccttctccggcctgttacacaggaacaggaggaggcccattcagccccttctccagcctgttacactggaacaggaggaggcccattcagccccttctccggcctgttacacaggaacaggaggaggcccattcagccccttctctagcctgttacactggaacaggaggaggcccattccagCCCCTTccccagcctgttacacgggaacaggaggaggcccattcagccccttctccagcctgttacacaggaacaggaggaggcccattcagccccttctccagcctgttacacaggaacaggaggaggcccattcagccccttctccagcctgttaaactggaacaggaggaggcccattcagccccttctccagcctgttaaactggaacaggaggaggcccattcagccccttctccagcctgttacactggaacaggaggaggcccattcagccccttctccggcatGTTAAACTGGAACAggtggaggcccattcagccccttctccggcctgttacacaggaacaggaggaggcccattcagccccttctctagcctgttacacgggaacaggaggaggcccattcagccccttctccggtcTGTTAcaagggaacaggaggaggcccattcagccccttctccagcctgttacaagggaacaggaggaggcccattcagccccttctccagcctgttacacaggaacaggaagaggcccattcagccccttctccggcctgttacactggaacaggaggaggcccattcagccccttctccagcctgttacaatggaacaggaggaggcccattcagccccttcaccagcctgttacacaggaacaggaggaggcccattcagccccttctccagcctgttacacgggaacaggaggaggcccattcagtcccttctccagcctgttacactggaacaggaggaggcccattcagccccttctccagcctgttacacaggaacagaaggaggcccattcagccccttctccagcctgttaaactggaacaggaggaggcccattcagccccttctccggcctgttacacaggaacagaaggaggcccattcagcctctccaacctgttttgccattcagtggTATTACCTCTTTGCGATATGCTGAGGTGCAGAAAGACGCTGGCTAAATGGGAATTCTTTCCAGAGCAGTGGGGAGTGGAGTAGTTGAACCTGAAATAGTCTGATTTAACCCCTTCGATTTCCCCTTTTCTCTTCCAGTGCCAGATTACTCCATCACCTACTTCCCTGTTCGAGGTAAGGTCCCAGTTTCGTCTCACGAGTTTGGATTGAGGAGGGTTGCACGGGCAGGACGGTGTTTATGTGAGCTCTGACTGGCTGACCGGCCTTGTGTTTGTGTCTTCCCtttcctcccgctccctccccccctcccccgacaaCCGCAGGCCGTTGCTCGCCGATGAGAATGCTATTGGCCGATCAGGGTCAGACCTGGAAGGAGGAGGTGATAAGCAAAGAGCAATGGACCAACGGAGATATGAGAAAGTCATGTGTGAGTATTGGGAGTCATCGGGTTTAAGGAGTTGATCGAGGAGCCACTGAAACCAGCGCGTGGCGCTGAGCCCCACACTCAGTGCCGTAGAGGCCCAGGCTCCATCTTCGGCCTAGTCCTCAGAAAGCCAACATCACACCCAGTGTGTGTTACTGAGACCCCACGCTCAGAGcaagaaaggcccaggctccatcttCGGCCTAGTCCTCAGTTAGCCAATCTCACACTCGGTGTGTATTACTGAGACCCCACGCTCAGAGCAGGAGAGGCCCAGGCTCCATCTTCGGCCTAGTCCTCAGTTAGCCAATCTCACACCCAGTGTGTGTTACTGAGACCCCACGctcagagcaggaaaggcccaggctccatcttCGGCCTAGTCCTCAGTTAGCCAATCTCACACGCGGTGTGTGTTACTGAGACCCATGCTCAGAGCAGGagaggcccaggctccttcctcctcATTATGTAGTGTCCTCCTCACTTTCCGATCGGCTGTACCAAGGCGAGACCTTGTGAGAGTTGGTGACTAATTGTGTGAGCTTTGGtttggggggcgggggaggagggcaGGGATCAAAACAAACTTACAGAGATACATTCAACCAAGCCTGTCCCCCATTCTCCTCCCCTACCAAAGtcgggcctacacgtgactccagaccaacgCCAGGCGATTGACTCTGAACCGGCCTCTGAAGGGATCCAGTTGGTTGTATTGTCTGCCAATGGGACAAATGATGATGGTCAATGAGGTCCCAGTACCCCGACAACCCAACAACAAATCTGACAACAAAGAGGGCCCAAGGGTTAAAGGTTGGTTGCAAACGAGCGTTGGGCATAAAATATCCCACTTTTTCGGCCAATAATGCATTTCCCCCATCCTCTTCCTTTCAGGCATTTGGCCAACTGCCCAAGTTCCAAGATGGTGACTTTGTGCTGGTCCAGTCCAACACCATCCTCCGGTACCTTGGCCGCCAACACAGTAAGTACATGGCTGAATCTGACAGCAACCCTGCATCAATACATACACTAATACCCGACTGGCTGAAGCCTGAGGCCTACCCAGCTGGCTGAAACTTGAGGCCTGTTGTTCCTGGCTGGCTGACGCCTGAGGTCTACTGTTGCCAAGTGGCTGAAGCCTGAGGCCTACCTACCTGGCTGAAGCCTAATGCCTACTGTTCCCAGCTGGATGAAGCCTGAGGCCTGCCCACCGGGCCAAAGCTACTGGTCTGCTGTTCCCAATGAGCTGAAGCCTGATGTATATTGTTGCCAACTGGCTGAAGCCTGAGAGGCCTACCCAGCTGGCTGAAGGCTGAGGCCTACTGTTCCCAAATGGCTGAAGCCTGAGGTCTAACCAACTGGCCATAGCTACTGGTGGACTGTTTCTAATGGGCTGAAGCCTGAGGCCTACACATCCTAACTGGCAGAAACCTGAGGCCTACCCAGCTGGCTGAAGCCTGAGGCTACTGTTTCTGAATGGCTGAAACCTGAGGCCGACTGTGACTAACTGGCTAAAGCCGGAAGCCAACAGACTGGTTAAAGCCTGTGGCCTCCAGATCCAGGCCGGCGGAAGAACGTGGCCTACTGCAGCTGAGTGTTCCATAACCAAATCTCACGTATGATGAACAGTCTGATATTTTTGTTTGCTCAAGATTTGTACGGAAAGGATATTAAAGAGGCCACATTGATCGACATGGTGAATGACGGAGCTGAGGATCTACGCATTAAGTACAGCATACTCATCTTCAAAGAATATGTGAGTCACCAACGAAGGTTTTATAGGAAATTTTATCCTGAGGTGAGGAAGGGCACAGAAAAAGAAAGGAGTGGAAGATAATTTAGACATTAGATGCTGCAGAACCCTGATCTGCACAAACTGTTCAGTTCACGCATCGCAGCGCAGGACATCAACAGGCCGTGCAGGGAGTGCagcagagatttaccacaatgttaAATTGTTCAGTacggacgctccaacagtgcagcactccctcagtactcaccctccgacagtgcagcactccctcagtactgaccctccgacagtgcagcactccctcagtactgacattccgacagtgcagcactccctcagtactcaccc harbors:
- the LOC137345263 gene encoding glutathione S-transferase P-like; the encoded protein is MPDYSITYFPVRGRCSPMRMLLADQGQTWKEEVISKEQWTNGDMRKSCAFGQLPKFQDGDFVLVQSNTILRYLGRQHNLYGKDIKEATLIDMVNDGAEDLRIKYSILIFKEYETGKEAFIKSIPAELKPFEDLLAKNNGGKDFLVGNKISYADYNLVDMLSNLEVLSPGCLKGTPLLKAYVDRIISRPKLKAYLESDAHKKVPINGNGKQ